In Leptospira montravelensis, the genomic window TTGGAAAACATCTTCCTTGGTTTACGCCAAAGAGTTGTGATCACAAAATTTTCTCAAACAGTACAAGAATATGTAAAATCCTCTAATCCAGATATCATATTAATGGGTTTGTCTTTTAAGGATAAAAAAGAGTTAGAGTTTGTATTGGAACTTCGCCGCGATGTAATCACACATAACATTCCTATTTTGGCTATGATTCCTAAGGAAGATTCTAACTTCATAGCAAATCACAAAGCTCTTGGATTTACAGATTATATGGTTAAACCATTAATCAAACAACCTCTTTTAGATCGTATTCACTCACATATTGAAGAGTATAAGTTTAGCGAGTCTTCTAAAACAAGAGACAATATGTCATTTGTCGTTGTTGATAGAGGACACGGACGTGTTTTATTTCAGTGTCGTGCCAATCTCAAAAGATACGTATTTCCAGAATTCAAAAAAATATTCACACCTAATTTTTTAAAATCAATCCAAGCGGAACGTATTTGTTTTGATGTTCGTGTTGTTCCTGAATTAGGCAAAGAGGAAGTAGAAGTATTCGAACGTGTGATGAAACTTTTTTTAAATCATGAAAAAGTAGTGTTTATCGCAGGCCGTCACATGGGAGCTTTTATTGAACATGCTGCTGATGATGAAAAAATGTTAGTATTTATGGCTCCCAACGAATTCGATGAATACGTAAAAATGGAAGATCAAAAAAAAGAAGAGATACGTAAAAAAGAAAAAAAAGAAAAGTTTATTAAGGAAACTGGTAAAGAACCCGCACAAAGTCCTACTTTGTTAAGCCAAGTCAAAATTGAAATTCCGACAGATCCTCAAGATGAAGCTGAAAATCAAAACCTTTCTACAGAAATTACTGATAATCCACCTAACTCTGATACTACGGATTCTTCCCCTCAAACTTAATTAATAAAAATAACACAAAAGAAGTAACCAATGAATTACAAACGCGAAGTCATCGATATTCCCAACGGCAAAGGCGAAATCATTCGCTTTCAAATGAACGACCAAAATTCTCTCACTGGTCAAAACATGAAAGAACTTGGTGAGATTTTAAATGAAATCAAAGCCGATCCTTCCAAACGAGGTGTGATCTTAACTACAGATAATCCTAAATTTTTTTGTAATGGCCTCGATGCGGATAACTTACTTTCCACCAGTAGAGACAAACTCCTTGATGAGGTTGGTGGAATTGTCATTCTTTTTGGTGAACTTGTAAAATTCGATAAACCACTTATAACGGAAGTGACTGGTCATGCAATGGGTGGAGGTGCCGTGATCACTGTGGCTTCTGATTTTAAGTATATGTTGGATGGAAAAGGAAGAATTGGATTTACAGAAGTTAATGTTGGTCTTCCGCTTCCTGGAAGTTTTATCGATCGCATTCGTATGTGTGTAGATCCAAGATATTGGTCAGAGGTATGTTTAGAAGGAACCACTTACAAAGGAGCAGAAGCCAAAAAAATTGGTCTTATCGATGAAGTGGCACCAACTCCCGAAGAGGTTCGTAAACTCGCTTTAAAGAAATTAGAAACACTTTCAAAAGTTCCTTCCGCGGCCTATCGGGCCACAAAAAATACATTGAATGGTGCTCTCATTGCGCACCTTGAGCAGTATAAAAAGGACACTATCAAATCCTTTGAACAACCAGGTGTTGTTGATAATTTACTCGAAGCAATGACTGCTCTCAAAGAAAAACGTAGACCTGTTTTTAAATAAATTTTATCAGAACGAGGGGAAAATGAGAATCACCCCTCGATTCTTATAAGTCTTTTCACCATAAGAGCCGAAAATTAAATTGAAATCTGATGTTGCGTTCTTTCGTATTTGTACTTATCCTATTTTTCTTTCCGCTATCTGCAATATCTGTCTCTGATTTTCCACCAGGTTTTGTTTTAAAAAATCCCTACGTCTGGCCCGTCAAAGGATATGACTCCATCACTGGCACTTTCGGTGAATTTAGAACAGGTCATTTTCATATGGGCCAAGATTTTTCTACTGGAGGCAGGATTGGTATTCCTATCGTTGCTGTAGCAAAAGGAAAAGTCACGCGCGTACAAAGAAGATGGACTAGCATTGGTTATGCGTTATTTCTCCAACATGATGATGGAATGACTTCTCGTTACGGTCATTTACACAAATTTTCTCAAAAAATTATCAAACAAATTTTAAAATCAAAACAGGCAAAACGATACAAAGACAGAACTGATTTTGATATTGCTCTTCCTGAAGCAGTTGAAGTTGAAGCGGGGGAGACTATTGCATTTTCAGGCGACACGGGAGTCGGGCCACCTCACCTTCACTTTGAACTATTTAAAGACAACGTATATTATAATCCCGTGCATTATGGTTTAGGATACAATGTTGCGGAACAAATTGTATTCAATGCGCTACGAATCACTCCGCAAACGCCACGTACTTTTATCAATGGACGAAATGAAACGGTTGAAATTCCTTTTTATGAAACCGGCGGAAACCGGTTTGAATTATCTGAGTCACCCACTCTTTTTATCCAAGGTAAAGTGGGAATTCAAATTGCAATTCATCAAAAATCAAATAGTAATCGTCTCGGAATATTCACCTTAGACATGTTAATTGGCGAAAATGTCTTACAAGGTTTCCAACTATCAAAAATCCTAAAAGAACATACTAGAAAAAATGTTTTGTTATATGACAGTTCAGTTAGTAAACCCAATGGAAACCCATTTTCCTATTATTTGCACACGCGCGATGGAAATGATCTTTTAGGTATGAGAAGTAATGGAAGAGAACAGGGACTTCTTGATAGCGAACAGATGCGAATTGGTGAACCAAAAGAGATTACAATCCGTGCAACAGGTATGGGTGGCCAGATGTCCTTTGCATCGTTTTATATTTTAAAAGACCAAGGTGATTATAGTCATATTGTCACTAAGGAATGGAAATACAATGTATACTATGATCGATATACAACCTTTAAATCCAAAGATACAAAAGTGGAATTGTTTTTTCCTGTGAATGCTGTTTATTCTAAAGCTTTTTTTGATATCGAGGCCCAAGAACAAATTCAAATTAAAACACAAGGTTTGAATCAACTTTCTAGTGTTTATAAAATCGGACCTGATTTTAAGGACTTTAATTTAGGTTATGACCTTTATGTCAAAGTTCCTAAATCCAAAGATATTAATTCAGCGGACTTATATGAAGTGTTGGCTGATGGAAATGTTAAAAAAATCAATGGATCTTCTTTTAGTTCTTGGGGTCAGTTTTTTAAAGTAAGGTTACGCAAAACGGGAATGTTTGTGGTCCTTTCGGACCAAACTCCACCCAATATTTACTTACACGAGTTAATGAATAAAACTGTTTATCCAAGGGAAGACTTCGCTTTGTATCTAAAAGCTGTGGATGTTGGATCAGGAATTATGCCAGACGGCTTTGATATCACTGTGGATGGAATTCCCGGCAAAGCTGAATTTTTCCCTAAAGATGGGCGGTTAGAAATCTTTGAACCAGAGATTTTATATGAACCAGGAAAACATACGGTGCTTGCGAGTGTCAGAGACTTTGCAGGAAATTGGAGTTCTACCGTTAGGTATGATTATGAAATCCAAACACCACCAGTCCCGGAAGAAAAGAAAAAACAACCTTCGGACAATCAAAACACAGATACGATAAAAGATAAAAAGAATACAAAAGAAACAAAAAACAAATCTTCTTCGCCTAAGGTGCAAAAGGCGGTAAAACCAATTTCAATCGCACCTAAGGCAAAGGATAAAAAATCTACATCCCGATAGCCGCACCACCGTCTACACGGAGGTAAGTTCCAGTGATATAAGATGCATCATTGCTTAAGAAAAATTTCACAGCAGATGCAATCTCTTCTTGTTTTCCCGGACGTTTGAGTGGGATTACAGAAGGATCTGTCAACTTGTCTTGTACTTCTTTAGAAAGAGTTCCTGTCATTTCTGTTTGCACGTATCCAGGGCAAACTGCATTTACTAGAACGTTTCTTCCAGAAAATTCACGAGCAGAAACTTTAGTTAACGCAATCACACCCGCTTTGGAAGTGGAGTAGTTTGCTTGGCCAGGTTGGCCTGTTAATCCAGAAACTGAAGAAATGTTTACGATTCGACCAGAGTCAGATTTTAGAATGAGTTTACTTGCGGATTTAGTCATAAGGAAAACTCCCTTACAGTTTACATCCATTACAAAGTCATATTCTTGTTCAGACATACGAATGAGAAGATTGTCTTTCAAAACTCCCGCGTTGTTCACAAGAAAATCTAATTTTCCAAAAGCTTCTTTCGTTTTGCTGATAGCAGCGTCACAGTCTTCTGGCTTTGTTACGTTACAAGCAACTCCAATTGCTTTCACACCAAATTTTGCTTCTACTTCTCTTGCAGCTTCTTCAATTTTTTCCTGATTCAAATCAACAAGCACCAAACTTGCACCATGCGATGCGATTCGGTTTGCGATTGCTCTTCCCAAACCAATGGGAGAGGCAGCTCCCGTTACCAGTGCTACTTTTCCTTCGAATTCTTTGGACATATGCCCCCCTAGGATTTATTACTAGATTCTAAACTTGAATTTCGAACATCGTTCGGCAATCGTAAAATTCCCAGTTGAAAGAGAAGTTTCTAATGAAAGACTGCCCTTATGATCGATCGTTACAGCCATCCAGAGATTTCTGCCATCTGGGAATTAGAGAACAAATTTAAAATTTGGACAGATATTGAAATTTATGCCTGCGAAGCCCGCGCCAACCGCGGAGAAGTTCCCAAAGAGGACCTAGAAACCATCAAACAAAAGGCTAAATTCAACGTGGATGAAATTCTAGAAATAGAATCTAAAGTTCACCATGATGTAATCGCCTATTTGACTAACTTAAACTCTTATATAGGACCAGCAGGCCGTCATGTTCACTTTGGACTGACATCCAGTGACGTTGGTGACACTGCACTTTGTGTGCAAATGGTACAAGCGATGGACCTTCTCATCCAACGCACCGAAACGCTTTTAGAAACAACAAAAGAAAAAGCAAAAGAGTACAAAGACCTTCCTTGTATCGGACGTTCTCATGGAATCCATGCAGAACCAATGACACTTGGACTGAAGTTTGCTCTCTTTTATGCTGAGATGACTCGTAACCTAGATCGGATGAAAGATGCTAGGGCTCAAATTGCCGTAGGTAAATTGTCTGGGGCTGTCGGAACTTATTCCAATATTGATTTAGAAATTGAAGAATACGTTTTAACCAAACTTGGATTAACCGTTGATCCGATTGCTACTCAAGTCATCTCACGTGACCGTCATGCTTTTTATATGTCCGTACTTGGTGTGGTTGCAGCGAGTTTGGATCGTATGGCAACAGAAATCCGTCTTTTACAAAAAACAGAAGGACGTGAAGTAGAAGAACCATTTGCCAAAGGCCAAAAAGGATCTTCGGCGATGCCTCACAAACGAAATCCTGTGGTTTGCGAAAGAATTTCTGGGATCTCCCGAGTCATTCGTTCGAACGTAAACGTAGGTTTACAAAACGTAGGACTTTGGCATGAAAGGGACATTTCTCACTCATCTGCCGAACGAATTGTCCTTCCTGACTCCACCATCGCACTCGATTATATTTTGGAAAAAATGAACTTTGTTTTAAAAGGCCTTCATGTATATCCAGATGCCACCGAACGTACATTAAACGTAACTCGTGGACTTATCTTCTCACAAAAAGTATTGTTGTGGTTGATTGAAAAAGGTGGAATCTCAAGAGAAGATGCTTACCTCATCGTTCAAGAAAATGCAATGGCAGTATGGGCAGACCAATCCAAAAATCTTCGCGACCTCTTAAAACAAGATCCAAGATGTTCTGCCATCCTCAAAGAAAGTGACCTGGATGAAATTTTCCAAATCAAACCATATTTGGAAAGAATTCCGCTCATCTTTAAACGATTGGGAATTATCGATTGATTCCAATCGTGTCATTTTAAATGGAAATTCTATAGAAAGTGGATTCCTAAATCAAATTAGAAAAGGGTATAATCTCATGGCCGAAAAACAAAATGTGATTCAAAGATTAGTCGGTAAGGGATTGTATCCTTCGCAAATGGCATGGATGTTACTTCTTCCATTCCGAAACCTATACTTATCACCAGCGAAACTAGCAAATCGATTGGATCTTAAAGATGATTCTATCGTTTTGGAACTCGGATGTGGACCTGGATATTTTAGCCCCTTCATTGCCAAAAGAATTCCAAAAGGAAAACTTTATCTTGCAGACATTCAGCCAGAAATGCTTGAAAAAGCACGAAGCCGGATGAACCGAAAAGGGATAAAAAATGTAGAATTATCACTTACTGAAAAGGATTCTCTTCCTTTTCCTGATAATCATTTTGATAAGATTTATCTTGTTACGGTTCTTGGAGAAATTTCAGATCCTAACAGTTATGCAAAGGAAATGTTTAGAGTGTTAAAAACAAATGCAATTGTTTCAATATCTGAACAAGCTGGTGACCCGGACTCCCTATCCCTCGCAAACGTTGAAAAGATTCTGTTACCAACTGGATTGCGTCTAAACCGAGTATTCGGAAAAGGCAGGACATACACTGCCAACTTTATCAAAATTTAAATCAAAGATTTTTTTCCAACCACTCAATCAAATCTTTTAGCAT contains:
- a CDS encoding response regulator, which gives rise to MAIENDPNSSQDLENIFLGLRQRVVITKFSQTVQEYVKSSNPDIILMGLSFKDKKELEFVLELRRDVITHNIPILAMIPKEDSNFIANHKALGFTDYMVKPLIKQPLLDRIHSHIEEYKFSESSKTRDNMSFVVVDRGHGRVLFQCRANLKRYVFPEFKKIFTPNFLKSIQAERICFDVRVVPELGKEEVEVFERVMKLFLNHEKVVFIAGRHMGAFIEHAADDEKMLVFMAPNEFDEYVKMEDQKKEEIRKKEKKEKFIKETGKEPAQSPTLLSQVKIEIPTDPQDEAENQNLSTEITDNPPNSDTTDSSPQT
- a CDS encoding enoyl-CoA hydratase/isomerase family protein, which codes for MNYKREVIDIPNGKGEIIRFQMNDQNSLTGQNMKELGEILNEIKADPSKRGVILTTDNPKFFCNGLDADNLLSTSRDKLLDEVGGIVILFGELVKFDKPLITEVTGHAMGGGAVITVASDFKYMLDGKGRIGFTEVNVGLPLPGSFIDRIRMCVDPRYWSEVCLEGTTYKGAEAKKIGLIDEVAPTPEEVRKLALKKLETLSKVPSAAYRATKNTLNGALIAHLEQYKKDTIKSFEQPGVVDNLLEAMTALKEKRRPVFK
- a CDS encoding M23 family metallopeptidase, with product MLRSFVFVLILFFFPLSAISVSDFPPGFVLKNPYVWPVKGYDSITGTFGEFRTGHFHMGQDFSTGGRIGIPIVAVAKGKVTRVQRRWTSIGYALFLQHDDGMTSRYGHLHKFSQKIIKQILKSKQAKRYKDRTDFDIALPEAVEVEAGETIAFSGDTGVGPPHLHFELFKDNVYYNPVHYGLGYNVAEQIVFNALRITPQTPRTFINGRNETVEIPFYETGGNRFELSESPTLFIQGKVGIQIAIHQKSNSNRLGIFTLDMLIGENVLQGFQLSKILKEHTRKNVLLYDSSVSKPNGNPFSYYLHTRDGNDLLGMRSNGREQGLLDSEQMRIGEPKEITIRATGMGGQMSFASFYILKDQGDYSHIVTKEWKYNVYYDRYTTFKSKDTKVELFFPVNAVYSKAFFDIEAQEQIQIKTQGLNQLSSVYKIGPDFKDFNLGYDLYVKVPKSKDINSADLYEVLADGNVKKINGSSFSSWGQFFKVRLRKTGMFVVLSDQTPPNIYLHELMNKTVYPREDFALYLKAVDVGSGIMPDGFDITVDGIPGKAEFFPKDGRLEIFEPEILYEPGKHTVLASVRDFAGNWSSTVRYDYEIQTPPVPEEKKKQPSDNQNTDTIKDKKNTKETKNKSSSPKVQKAVKPISIAPKAKDKKSTSR
- a CDS encoding glucose 1-dehydrogenase; amino-acid sequence: MSKEFEGKVALVTGAASPIGLGRAIANRIASHGASLVLVDLNQEKIEEAAREVEAKFGVKAIGVACNVTKPEDCDAAISKTKEAFGKLDFLVNNAGVLKDNLLIRMSEQEYDFVMDVNCKGVFLMTKSASKLILKSDSGRIVNISSVSGLTGQPGQANYSTSKAGVIALTKVSAREFSGRNVLVNAVCPGYVQTEMTGTLSKEVQDKLTDPSVIPLKRPGKQEEIASAVKFFLSNDASYITGTYLRVDGGAAIGM
- the purB gene encoding adenylosuccinate lyase, with the protein product MIDRYSHPEISAIWELENKFKIWTDIEIYACEARANRGEVPKEDLETIKQKAKFNVDEILEIESKVHHDVIAYLTNLNSYIGPAGRHVHFGLTSSDVGDTALCVQMVQAMDLLIQRTETLLETTKEKAKEYKDLPCIGRSHGIHAEPMTLGLKFALFYAEMTRNLDRMKDARAQIAVGKLSGAVGTYSNIDLEIEEYVLTKLGLTVDPIATQVISRDRHAFYMSVLGVVAASLDRMATEIRLLQKTEGREVEEPFAKGQKGSSAMPHKRNPVVCERISGISRVIRSNVNVGLQNVGLWHERDISHSSAERIVLPDSTIALDYILEKMNFVLKGLHVYPDATERTLNVTRGLIFSQKVLLWLIEKGGISREDAYLIVQENAMAVWADQSKNLRDLLKQDPRCSAILKESDLDEIFQIKPYLERIPLIFKRLGIID
- a CDS encoding class I SAM-dependent methyltransferase, which translates into the protein MAEKQNVIQRLVGKGLYPSQMAWMLLLPFRNLYLSPAKLANRLDLKDDSIVLELGCGPGYFSPFIAKRIPKGKLYLADIQPEMLEKARSRMNRKGIKNVELSLTEKDSLPFPDNHFDKIYLVTVLGEISDPNSYAKEMFRVLKTNAIVSISEQAGDPDSLSLANVEKILLPTGLRLNRVFGKGRTYTANFIKI